The following is a genomic window from Benincasa hispida cultivar B227 chromosome 7, ASM972705v1, whole genome shotgun sequence.
GCATACAATTCAACTAaagtaacataaacatgtgagtatccctaaaaattatcaattatattcaagttgaAACCACAATATGatcaaatttaacttaaatccaTAAATGATTAGTCAAATTTAAACCTAAATTTACaaatgattaatcaaatttaaacttaaattcaCAAAATCATCcattaaaatttagattttaaattcacTCCATTATCCAAATAAAAAAtctagattttaaaaaacaCTAAATTATcaatctaatttaaatttaatttacaatCAAATTAAAAACCAGATTCACAAAATTCTCAATCgaaattgagattaaaattcacaaaaaaaattaacaacccAAAAATCAAGAAACATAGTCCTATCAAAAACAAGAATCGTCGGTAAAACTTCAATCAAGAAACGCCGACAAGCCTTCAATTGGCAATTAACCAAAAAATATGGCCGATGTGTCCTTTGATTGATCGATTTCCATCACCGGCAGTGCCTTCGACGACAAGCAGCGCCTACTCCACGAATAACACATCGAGCGCCAACGGGTTCCGTTGATACCAATCGACCAACTGGTTTTTCATGGCGTGAGTTTTTTTCATGTCGCgatgcaattttttaaaaaagaaatctttaaataatctttaattctttaaccaaaatcaaaattgaatcaaGATCTTAATGAAAAACAAACCTAAGCCAACAATTCAACATAAAATTCATGCTCTGATATCAAGTCGTTAACACAAAGACTTTAAATCTTtattaaaaagataataatCCTAGAATGTCATTCCATTAACGAATTGATGATAGCTCTAAAGTGGCTATTATCTTTGTTTTAGTGAGACCTCTCTAGAcaggattcaagaaagactgagacCATAACTCAACTAaagattctcattaaatcctaATTACCTAAGAATGAATTTCTACCCATTAAATCCACACAATTAAAAATCTAggcttaaatttaattaattaaatcatataataAGACTCAATCTAATAACTcaatatgataaattattaaatcacattcataattcatactttaattaaacatattattatttaaatataactaataATAAAACTCCTAGATATCATTAGTATGAGTATGTATATATCCTCATCAGCATCAGCTAGCTGTTTTCTTTTGAGTTCCCCAAAAAAGAACTCACTCTCCGAAAAGCCTgactaaaataaaagaaaagaaaaggcagAGTCAAAACTTTGTTCATATATCTTCTAAAGCGCTCTATAAATCTACATGATCCATGAATATTCCAGATACCCCTCTAATTTAAGGACCATTGAACCTTTGGTTACAATGTGTATTTCCTTCCTAGTTAGGtggtctttctctttctctgcAACTTTTGCAGCTTCCTCCACTTGAGGTAGATTTGATATGATAACCCCGAGAAGACCATTACAACGCAGCCCCACTGCTTGGATGACAGAGGATTTCCACTCAGCACAGAGGAAACCACAATGCTCACAAACTTGCGAGTTGTGGTAATGGTGGTATTAGCGAGGGAACCGAATCTGCTAATTGTAAGGAATATAAAATTTTGGCCTACTGCTCCACAGAGACAATACAGAAGAATGTCCCACGCTGCTTCAGGATGCTGCCTGCAGAATTCTATGGCATGATATCCTGTACCATTGGGCCACccaaacatataaatcatattatatatagtaCCCCAGAGATTCATTCCCAACATTATGTCCCATGCACTTGTTTTTGGGTACCTGCAGAATTGATCATCATGAATAAATCACTTGCAATCAATAATCGCAACTTAATATCAAATACTATCACAACATATATATCATCATGATGTAATAATTTACGTATTTAACATgataaattcatataaatcgAACATGTACAAGAGCCAACATGAGCATAGTTCAACTGACATAAATCTGGTATGTTGCCTTTAGGTCAAAGGTTCGATTTCCTGACTCACATAGGTTTGATTTTAACccaagaaaattataaaatatgagTCTCACCTTACTGAAATGGAATCCTGAGTGGCATTTGTGAATCCATCAAATGCAAGGTTCAGGAAGCAAAGTCCATATCCAAGGGGAGCATTAGGATGTGCCAACTTGCTGATAGTCTTTGAGCTAGTCTGgaattaaacacaaacatatataaaagaaaattctaatcACTATTCTCTAACACGTAAAGATAAAAAATGAGAAGTTTTGTGAAGGAAAAAACCTTTAAGAGTGCAAATGTAGATACTCCACCAGCAACCAGAAAAGAACAAACATATTCTGGAAATGTGTACTTTATACCATAAACTAGCGTACCCATCAGCATCACTGCATAAACGAAATACACATTCAGATTATGGGATATATACGTAGATCATCAATTCCTAGTATTGTATACTTCCAATCTATTTCCTTGATTTTTCATTTACCATGGAACAAATAGTATACGATCCTCAAGTTTAAGTGGAGTAAAACATATTATTATGAGGATCTTGTTTATTGACTGACCTGGAATCATTTTTGATGACTTTGCCAGGACCTGCAGAAGTTGACAACATAGTTCGTAAGCTAGTATCAAATATTCAATCGTTGGTTCTATTTTTTATTCCTCTACGTAATCATCTAGACATTTCAGTTGGCCctcattatttatttagtagTCATACTCATCCTTAGCAGAAAGTATCGTCTATATATCCTTCCTCGCAGTGGTTCATAGTCAGTCAAGTAAATCATGATTGattgaattttagaaaattatagaACCAGAACAGAAATAAAAAGGCTAAACAATTAAATAAGGGGATAATTTGACACATGCCTGCGCAGGAtaacttatatattttaaagcTTCAATTCCCATAGCTGGTCCAATCGTGTTCGTAATACCAGCACTCCAGTATGCCCCCCAAGGTGCACCACCAGTGCTACGACTGGACCAGAGCTTTATCACTGTTTATGATGCACAACCAGCTTAATTCTTTGACCACAGCTCaaaatcctttttcttttttacacgGTATGATAATGGAAGGTAAACAACCGAATAGATTTGGTAAAAGATTGAGCTAAGAGAAACTCACTTATGTATGACCATATTAAACAGACAACATTTTGTGCTAGGTTAAGGAACGAAAGGTGTTCAAATCTCTTCCCGTCGGAACCAAAGCACTTCGTGGACCTAAAAAGAAACGAAAAATAACTTTAATCATCCAAATGGACTTGAATCCGTTGGTGAGCAAAGCAATAACGAGGAACGACTCCTAGTCCTCAAATCACATTGTACAATATANATCTTAGATGCTCAATCCTAACATTTTCTGAAAAAAACGTGATCGATGCCAAATGATAGGCATTAACCCACACTACTGTTAATCCCCCCAAATTGCAGAAATCTTAAAGGCAAGGATATAATGGCGAACGAATTCACATAAAGAATAAATGGCAACATCTAATTCCCTGGAATAGTTCTCCAAATTGCCCTAGATGAAGGGCATTCGGTGTTCGCAAGTAAATTAAACAGAATCAAGATGTTTgttaataaaaatacaaaagagaaagcctaaaatgaaaatttgaaatcaaatttaatgcTGTATCAGTGTCCTCAGGAAGAAATCAACAACAGACATTCGCTCAAAagaaactaataataataaataaatcacaaCGAACGAAAAAGAACTTACAGAGTCTCCTGCAGAACGCCTTGGTAAATATAAGCGGACCAAATCCCGGCGACGCAAAAGGCGAGCACGAGCACGCGGCGGAATCCGCTGCCATGAGCTTCCATTCTCAGCCCTTGATGTCGCCGGAGACACTAGATCCAGCAAAAAGAAATCGAAATTGCAGAAAAATGAAAGCGAAAAAATGAATTTAGGGTGGAAAAGAAAGAATGGGCGAAGAACCGAATTGGAGAAGAAATTAACTGCCAGAGTGCCCTTTCACGAAGGATATAGAAGTTTGTAAACGACTGATATTGGAAGGTACTCCACGTGGAGGATTTCTATTGGAAGGTACTCCACGTGGAGGATTTCTATTGGAAGGATGACTCACTGTCACGCCTCTGATTGGCTGAATCGACGCAGATCTTTTAAACGGAACGGAAGGCCAAAGTAAAAGACAACGGCAAAAGCTCAGACTTGGCGCCGTTAGCTGCGTGGGCTTCCAAATTCCGATGGCGCGTAATGTGCTACACATTACGGAAGAAGACCACGACCACTGCCACGTATCTATTACGATAAGAcgtttaaacttttatttaagTTGACGACATGTCGTTTACGCCCAAAAGGCCAAAACGTTGCGTTTCACCGTGCTTTTGGGCTTCAGGTCAGGTCGCTAATGGGCCTTTCTCTTTCATTccttcttttttcaaaaaaaaaaatatatattttaggtCTAATTCAAATAGCGTTTTTGAAAAATAGCTAAGTGATGTTtgttttgtaaaaatagttaattaaaaaaatgatccataatcatttttttttctgaaaaaaaaaaagatatagtCCAAAATTAATATACACAATCTAAACTAAATTTTTGTTCCTTATACACTATCCCTTGAATCCCTAAATTCAATCACACCAAAACTTGAAAGAAGGGTAATAATGGCAAAAGGAAAATGTGCACGGTTCCCATCATATAACTAGGTACTTACATATCCAAagtaaaactcttttagttATATCTCGAAAGCATTCTTGGAATTTAGCTACCTACACCAAATCTCAAAAGAGTGTATCATTAATACTCTTACCTTTTAATGACAATAAATTATCATTGTCATTCATTGACGCGAAATGTATTATTTATGTATTGTAATGgatatttatattagtgaaaaAATGTCTCAATAAAGCATATATAGTAACATTTTTGTATtgccataaaaaaaaatgatagtcattttttattgtaaaaaatatatGGTTCATGACAATGTTTTATgttaacaaatttaatatgCATATGCATTTTTATCACCATAGAAGTGCATTAACGACGTTTTTACATTTCAGTTAAATACATCTCATGACAATTGATTTTTTCATATAAATGCATACAATGTTTTAGGTTAACAAATTTCATATGCAGattcatatacaattaatgATAAAGTTGATATTGTTTTTGCAAAGAAACTAATTACAAAGGTTTTATACGAAGCCAAGCACAATCTACAAATAAGTCAAAAGTAAGGTACATTGTCCACATTGGGGTCTCGCGTGCAAGGATTTTCGAAGAGCTCATATGGAGGAGCAACACTC
Proteins encoded in this region:
- the LOC120080738 gene encoding UDP-galactose/UDP-glucose transporter 3, which codes for MEAHGSGFRRVLVLAFCVAGIWSAYIYQGVLQETLSTKCFGSDGKRFEHLSFLNLAQNVVCLIWSYIMIKLWSSRSTGGAPWGAYWSAGITNTIGPAMGIEALKYISYPAQVLAKSSKMIPVMLMGTLVYGIKYTFPEYVCSFLVAGGVSTFALLKTSSKTISKLAHPNAPLGYGLCFLNLAFDGFTNATQDSISVRYPKTSAWDIMLGMNLWGTIYNMIYMFGWPNGTGYHAIEFCRQHPEAAWDILLYCLCGAVGQNFIFLTISRFGSLANTTITTTRKFVSIVVSSVLSGNPLSSKQWGCVVMVFSGLSYQIYLKWRKLQKLQRKRKTT